The Methanofastidiosum sp. region TTCTTCTTCATTTACTGAAAATTTACTTTTTACATCCTTCATCATAAGCCCAAGCCAGAAGTGGCAAGCGCATATTCCAATATCAACATCCGGGTGTTCCCACTTAAGATGTTTATACCCGACAGGCATTGCTATTGAAATTGTTTTTAGATTTGAAGAAACTTTGAAGCGCCAGTGCTGGCTATTGGCCCCTGAAGGGGCTTTCCTAGCAAGATCAAATGCATATAGGAGTTCAGGGGTGAGGGATTCTTCTTTTACCTCTCCATCAAGTAAGGCATTAATTTCTTTTCTCTTATAACTCATAAATGATCCAGTTACCCTGTCTGTTAATCTAAGGCCCTCTTTTTTCCTGTATCCAAGAGGGGATATGCAAATTGCACGTTTACCTTCGACTACGCCCTTCCCGTACCCCCATTTTGGTTTATCTAAATCTTTATTATTTCCAAGATGGGGCATAATACGTTCTAATTCTTCAAGAGTGTAATGCCCATACCAACAGGTTGATATCCCCAAGCTAGTTGCATAGAGTATTGCCATCTCTCCAACGAATCCAACTTTCGAGATTGATGCAATATCGGTATTAGAAATAAATGCCATGCCATCAGGGGGCGAATTAAAGAAGGTCAAAAGTTTTTTGTCATAATTGGCCTTAAAAAATCTTATTTTAATATCGTGATTGAATGGAACTTCCATATTATCTATAAAATTATTAAGTTTGTTCATACTGTCTTTATCTATCTCACGCATCTCATAAGTTCTTACAGATCGACGAACATTTATTGCAGATTCCCAATCAATTTTCTCAAGCATAATAATCCCTATATTTGTTTTAGGGTTGTGATTGTTAAATAGTTTTAGTTGATTGTTATTGATAAGAAAAAGTGCGGGGGAAGGATTTTCAGAAGAATTATTACCTGTTAATGATTGCCACTTATTAAATAGTTCGATATTGAACAGTTCGAAACCGAAATATTTAAATAGTTCCTGTTATAACTTCCTAATATGGCGGGGTTATGGAAATTATCGAATGAAAAAGGAGAAAGCTCCAGTTTTTTGACAATTTATGTACTTCATAGCATAAAAAAGAACCCAAAAACTGGCTACGAAATATTGTCTGAAATTAAACAGAAATGTGGAGATAAATGGGCCCCAAGTAAAGGAACAATATACCCATTATTAAAACAATTAGAGAAAGAAAATTTGATAATGATAAAAAATACAGGGCCTCGCTCAAAAAATATTTTTGAAATTACCTCTAAAGGAAAGATACACTTATCTTCCATGCTCAAAGAAAGGCAAAAATTAAAGGAATCATTCTCATATTTCAGAAATCTATTTGCAGATATAATGGGAGAAGAGAATGCGAATATTGCAGAGTTACTCTTTGAAATAAAAGAGGTCTCTTTCACAAAAACAACAAAAGAAGAAGTTAAAAAAATTCTTGAATATTGTTTATCTGAATTGAGGGGGGTTGAGTAAAATGCCTACAATAAAAATTGAAAATTCAACTAAGAAGGAGCATAATGATCAGTGATCATATGAAAAAGAAAACATCAAAAAAGGAGATTGGGATAAGCAATACGTATCCAATTGCGGATCTTTCACAAATCTTAAATTCAGGACCACATTGGACAACAACTAAATATAGCAAGAATATGATGATGGATGCCTTGGTGAAACACCTCCTGAGCCTGATGCAATATGGCATGTCAGACCTTGGAGAAGTTCTAGAAGTAGTGGGTCAGACTAAACCTGGGGACGAAGAGCTCTGGATAAACGCTTGGAGTGCCATGGCACAACGACTACAACATCGAGCTGAAAAGGCCGAACGCACAGGCAAACGAGTTACAGCATCTACTGCATATCTACGGGCATCGACTTACTGGCGTGCCTCCTTAATGTACTTCAGTCACCCTAATGATTCACGCATAAAAGAAAATGCGCACGCTAGCTCCAAATGCTATGAACGCTACTTAGAATTATCTGGTTACCCTGGACAGTATGTCAAGATCCCTTATGAAAATAATTTCCTTCCTGGACACTTCTACAGGTCTCCAGTTGCAGGAAAAAAAGCCCCTCTGCTTATCATCACACCAGGTCGAGACACTTGGGCTGAAGATACATGTTGGGTCTACGATGCCGCCATCCGCAGAGGCATTCACTGTCTAGTATATGATGGCCCTGGCCAAGGATATGCACTAAGACTTAACAATCTTAAATTTCGACATGACTGGGAAAACGTTGTGACTCCAGTGATTGACTTCGCACTGAAACTTCCCGGAATAGACTCGTCAAGAATCGGACTTATGGGATTAAGCTTCGGCGGTTTTCTGGTACCTCGGGCCGCTGCCTTTGACAAAAGAATAAAAGTATGCATTGCTGACCCAGGAAACCCCAGCTGGGGCGATTCAATTATTGGTCACTTCCCCACTCTTATAAGCCAAATACTTTTGGGAAAACGAGGGGATTTTCTTCGCAGATCATTAACATCGATTCTTGATCGTTTGCCATTTATGAAATGGTTATTAAGAGACTATGCATGGAAACATGGCGTCTCGACTCAGGAAGTATTCCAAATACTTCAAAAATATGACAACACCTCCATTTTAGATAAAGTCACATGTGAGACGCTCATCATAGATGGAACTGAAGAGATTGTAAGAGGTCAAGCAAAAAAGATCTTTGATGCTTTGAAATGCCCAAAAGACTACATATTGTTTGATGAAATCACTACCGCACAATTGCATTGTCAAATAGGGGGTTACGCCACTGCATCAGAGTATTTGTTTGACTGGATAGACGAACGGCTTTGATGATTTAGTTGCAAATGATCGTCCAAGAAGAATTGAAATATGAAAAAGAAAATAATAATGGAGAATGTTGAAAGGTGAAAAAATGAATACATTAATTATCTATAAGTCAGTACATAAAATGAACACCGAGAAAGTGGCAAGGGCCATGGCAGAAGCTATAAATGCGGACATTCGGAAGGTCGAGGATGCCAAATCATCCATGCTGGCGAAGTACGATTTAATTGGCTTCGGGTCAGGCATTTACTACGGAAAACATCACGAAACGCTACTTGACTTCGTAAATGGTCTACCACAGCAGGAGGGCAAAGCGGCATTCGTTTTCTCTACTAGCGGCGGTTCTATAAAAAGCATGAATCGAGAACTGCGGCGGGCCCTCATGGAGAAAGGGTTCACGATTAAGGGCGAATTCACATGCCCCGGGTTTGAAACCTTTGGGGTATTTGGACTCATCGGTGGGTTTAGGAAGGGGCGTCCGAATGTGAAGGATCTAGACAAAGCCCAGAAATTCGCAAAGGGCTTGCTGCAAGCTCCATAAAAGCGTCACGGTACAAAAATGCCGTATTGGCCCAAACCTCAGATACCTTTGCTTAGGCCATCTTTTATTTTGCAAAAAGGGACCAAGTAACATTAAAAGAATTTTAATTATATTTTTTATTTTATTAAGTTATCTTGATTAATTAAATTGATTTTAGAAGAAACTAATTACCGCATTAGATTTATAAAAAAGTGCGGGGGAAGGGATTTGAACCCCTGGACCCCTGCGGGAATAGATCTTGAGTCTATCGCCTTTAGCCATGCTCGGCAACCCCCGCGTATTGGAAAGTTTATTCTGGGAATATAAAAAGGTTTCTAAGTCTTACTTTTCAGCTCCCTTGAGATGTAGTAAAACCTAGTAAAGACTGTTATATAGACGACAGCAAGCAACACGTAAAGCCCTATCTCTAAATTGATGAAGGAAAACACAAATATTATCAGTATTCTCTCAGCCCGCTCACCAATTCCTATTCCCATTACCTTTACCCCTAGAGCTTCCCCTTTAGCACGCATGTAGCTTATGAGATAGGCTCCGATCATTATGATAAAGCAAATAGTAAGATCATAGGACAATCCGATTCCTAAAAGAACAACGCCATCCCCTATTCTGTCAAACGTCGAGTCTAAAAACCCGCCCAAGACAGTTGTTCTCTTAGTATACTTTGCAACTGATCCGTCAACTAGATCAAGGAATCCCGAAACAGCAAGGATAATGGCACCAATGTATGGGAATCCAAGGTAGTAATAGTAACCTGAAAAGAAGACGACAACTAAACTGATAGTTGTTATGAGATTTGGCGGCAGGAATCTAAAAATCCGCCCTATAAGATTAACAATTGAAATAAATGATTTATTTTTACGGATGTTATTAAGCATGCCTCTTGAATAAATTAGGTATATTTAAATCTTTTTTATGCTATCTTTATTGGAACAATCATTGTTGATATGACAAACAATACTATGGCAACTGCTATCATGGCCCAATGTTTTCCCTCAATAGGCGTAATCTCATCCATTGATCCTGGGTGCCCCCGGTAAGCTAGGTAAATACCTATTATCCCCCAAAGGCTCCAGCCAGCCCAGGTAAATATTCCCATAACAAATAACAGAACAGCAACGATAAATGATAGATATCTGTGATTTTTTGGGCCTAAAACAGCCCTTGCAATATGCCCGCCATCAAGCTGGCCCATAGGGATCAAATTAAGCATGGTAACAAATATCCCTGCCCAACCTGCAAATGCAACAGGATGCAAGTATAGCGAATTACCCTCAGCAACAGTTACAAGCGATTTGGCTATAAATTGGAATATAAGTGGCTCGCCCAAGAATATTGAGCTCTCTCCAAAAATAGTAATTGGGACTACGGGCGACATCATAACTCCAACTATGGTGATTGGTATAGCTACTAACATACCAGCAAGAGGCCCTGAAAGGCCTAGTTCAATTGCACTGTTTTTAGTCGGGATAAATGATCTTATGTTTATCACAGCACCCATTGTACCTAGAACAAAAGGGGCAGGTATGAAATACGGGAGTGTTGCATCAACGCCATTTCTCCTTGCAACAAGGTAATGCCCCATCTCATGTGTTCCTAGAATTACCATTATTGAAAATGAAAATGCTATAGCCCCAATCCATGGATTTGACATGAATCCATAATCAACATGTGGCACAGACATAAAATAGCCAGCAACGGTAGTTGAGATAATTGTTAAGAAAAATAATATTAAGTTCTTTTTGTAGGTAAAATCCTTTTTAGGAGGGGAAGATCTTAACAAAACATAGAGCTTCCCATCTTCCTTTCTAATAAATGGGTAAAAATTTATTTTTTCAAACGAGGAGATTATATCTTCAGGCTTTTTGAAAAGTTCCTTCACTTCAAACAAGGCAGAATAATTGTCAGTTTTAATATTTCCATATGAGAAGTTCTCATTTGCAACATTAATTATCTCCTGCAGTTGCACAGGCAGCTCATTTTTTTCTTGGCCAATTACTATAGAGTTACATGATGGGCATCTATCGTAATCTTTATCCTCTGCCAACTGATATTCCTTGTACCCACATTTTTCACACTCCATCACTTTGACCATAGGGAATTCTTATTCAAATTACTTATAAAATTTCCCCAATATGCAAAAACTTATTTATTCAAAATCGCATTTATTTATGGGAGTGATATGGATACATATATTATTGATTCAAACTGTAAGTATTACGGCCTTGATACGCCAATCCTTATGGAAAATGCAGGAAGAGGAGTAGCATCAGAAATAGAAAAAAGATTTGGAACAAGAAATAAAATAGCAGTTTTTTGTGGCCTTGGTAACAACGGTGGCGATGGCTTTGTTGCTGCTAGATACCTATCAAAAGAAAACAGGGTTACAGTGTATTTGATAGGGGATCCAGAAAATATAAAGGAAGGGGCAGCAGTTTCAAAGTGGAACCTATTAAAGCACCTGGATATTGAAAAAATTCTTATCAAG contains the following coding sequences:
- a CDS encoding site-2 protease family protein, translated to MVKVMECEKCGYKEYQLAEDKDYDRCPSCNSIVIGQEKNELPVQLQEIINVANENFSYGNIKTDNYSALFEVKELFKKPEDIISSFEKINFYPFIRKEDGKLYVLLRSSPPKKDFTYKKNLILFFLTIISTTVAGYFMSVPHVDYGFMSNPWIGAIAFSFSIMVILGTHEMGHYLVARRNGVDATLPYFIPAPFVLGTMGAVINIRSFIPTKNSAIELGLSGPLAGMLVAIPITIVGVMMSPVVPITIFGESSIFLGEPLIFQFIAKSLVTVAEGNSLYLHPVAFAGWAGIFVTMLNLIPMGQLDGGHIARAVLGPKNHRYLSFIVAVLLFVMGIFTWAGWSLWGIIGIYLAYRGHPGSMDEITPIEGKHWAMIAVAIVLFVISTMIVPIKIA
- a CDS encoding alpha/beta fold hydrolase → MKKKTSKKEIGISNTYPIADLSQILNSGPHWTTTKYSKNMMMDALVKHLLSLMQYGMSDLGEVLEVVGQTKPGDEELWINAWSAMAQRLQHRAEKAERTGKRVTASTAYLRASTYWRASLMYFSHPNDSRIKENAHASSKCYERYLELSGYPGQYVKIPYENNFLPGHFYRSPVAGKKAPLLIITPGRDTWAEDTCWVYDAAIRRGIHCLVYDGPGQGYALRLNNLKFRHDWENVVTPVIDFALKLPGIDSSRIGLMGLSFGGFLVPRAAAFDKRIKVCIADPGNPSWGDSIIGHFPTLISQILLGKRGDFLRRSLTSILDRLPFMKWLLRDYAWKHGVSTQEVFQILQKYDNTSILDKVTCETLIIDGTEEIVRGQAKKIFDALKCPKDYILFDEITTAQLHCQIGGYATASEYLFDWIDERL
- a CDS encoding flavodoxin (An electron-transfer protein; flavodoxin binds one FMN molecule, which serves as a redox-active prosthetic group); translation: MNTLIIYKSVHKMNTEKVARAMAEAINADIRKVEDAKSSMLAKYDLIGFGSGIYYGKHHETLLDFVNGLPQQEGKAAFVFSTSGGSIKSMNRELRRALMEKGFTIKGEFTCPGFETFGVFGLIGGFRKGRPNVKDLDKAQKFAKGLLQAP
- a CDS encoding PadR family transcriptional regulator; translated protein: MAGLWKLSNEKGESSSFLTIYVLHSIKKNPKTGYEILSEIKQKCGDKWAPSKGTIYPLLKQLEKENLIMIKNTGPRSKNIFEITSKGKIHLSSMLKERQKLKESFSYFRNLFADIMGEENANIAELLFEIKEVSFTKTTKEEVKKILEYCLSELRGVE
- a CDS encoding CDP-alcohol phosphatidyltransferase family protein, which produces MLNNIRKNKSFISIVNLIGRIFRFLPPNLITTISLVVVFFSGYYYYLGFPYIGAIILAVSGFLDLVDGSVAKYTKRTTVLGGFLDSTFDRIGDGVVLLGIGLSYDLTICFIIMIGAYLISYMRAKGEALGVKVMGIGIGERAERILIIFVFSFINLEIGLYVLLAVVYITVFTRFYYISRELKSKT